One window from the genome of Rhizobium sp. Pop5 encodes:
- a CDS encoding aspartate aminotransferase family protein, giving the protein MSDNAALIARRERLLGRNMSLFYDDPVHLVRGEGVWLWDADGRRYLDCYNNVPHVGHCHPRVVEAITRQASTLNTHTRYLHEGILDYVERLTATFDRSLDAAILTCTGSEANDVALRMAQAVTGKTGVIATNHTYHGNTAAVSQLSTRMPPVGGFGGHVRHVPAPDSYRPLGGEGGEAFAAAFAAEVEAAIAALQESPHGFSAIIIDPFFANEGFPDLTPGFLDKTVAAVRKAGGLVITDEVQPGFGRTGSDMWGHQRAGIVPDIVTLGKPMANGHPVGGVVANADVLNAFRKAFRYFNTFGGNPVSCAAALAVLDVIEDEKLIENARDVGEYTRDAFTRLAQKHPIIGDVRGSGLFMGMEFVRDRATKEPAVSEASRIVNEMRERGVLMGKIGIHQCATKIRPPMPFSRENADLMLSVFDDVLSGL; this is encoded by the coding sequence ATGTCCGACAACGCAGCTCTTATCGCCCGGCGCGAACGGCTTCTCGGCCGCAACATGTCGCTTTTCTATGACGATCCCGTGCATCTGGTGCGCGGCGAAGGCGTCTGGCTCTGGGATGCAGACGGCCGGCGATATCTCGATTGCTACAACAATGTGCCGCATGTCGGCCATTGCCATCCGCGCGTGGTCGAAGCGATCACCCGGCAGGCATCGACGCTGAACACCCACACGCGCTACCTGCACGAAGGCATCCTCGATTATGTCGAACGTCTGACGGCGACCTTCGACAGGAGCCTCGACGCCGCGATCCTCACCTGCACCGGCAGCGAAGCGAACGATGTGGCATTGCGCATGGCGCAGGCGGTGACCGGCAAGACCGGCGTCATCGCCACCAACCACACCTATCACGGCAATACCGCTGCCGTGTCGCAGCTCTCGACCCGCATGCCACCGGTCGGCGGCTTCGGCGGCCACGTCAGGCACGTGCCGGCGCCCGACAGCTATCGCCCGCTCGGCGGCGAAGGCGGCGAGGCCTTTGCAGCGGCCTTCGCGGCAGAAGTCGAGGCGGCGATCGCCGCGCTGCAGGAGAGCCCGCACGGTTTTTCGGCCATCATCATTGATCCGTTCTTCGCCAATGAAGGCTTTCCGGATCTGACACCGGGCTTTCTCGACAAGACGGTCGCTGCCGTCCGCAAGGCCGGCGGTCTTGTCATCACCGACGAAGTGCAGCCCGGTTTCGGCCGTACCGGCTCCGATATGTGGGGCCACCAGCGCGCCGGCATCGTTCCTGATATCGTGACGCTCGGCAAGCCGATGGCGAACGGCCATCCGGTCGGCGGCGTCGTTGCAAATGCCGATGTGCTGAACGCTTTCCGCAAGGCCTTCCGCTATTTCAACACCTTCGGCGGCAACCCCGTCTCCTGCGCCGCCGCCCTGGCGGTGCTCGACGTGATCGAGGACGAGAAGCTGATCGAGAACGCCCGAGACGTCGGCGAATATACGCGCGACGCCTTCACGCGGCTGGCGCAAAAACATCCGATCATCGGCGACGTGCGCGGCAGCGGCCTGTTCATGGGCATGGAATTCGTGCGGGACCGGGCGACGAAGGAGCCGGCAGTTTCTGAGGCAAGCCGGATCGTCAACGAAATGCGCGAGCGCGGCGTGCTGATGGGCAAGATCGGCATCCACCAATGCGCCACCAAGATCCGCCCGCCGATGCCGTTTTCGCGGGAAAACGCCGATCTGATGTTGTCGGTCTTCGACGACGTGCTGTCGGGCCTGTGA
- a CDS encoding phosphotransferase yields MADQLPQTIRDALQERSLEALEHWAVLADEPVLLKYRENAVFRITLADGQSAALRLHRPGYHDETSLHSELAFMAALRRGGLNVPSPVPTGDGRNLVRLPANRKFPEQHADVVSWIDGAALGQSGTPLSQSAEKQADIFFRIGHAMATLHDLADAWAPPTGFRRPAWHADGLLGEAPLWGRFWDCPGLSRDEASALSALRDDLRRRLAEVQQNGIDYGLIHADLVRENIYLTGDENRVAFIDFDDAGYGFRLFDLATALLKNRQEPAYAHIEGALIAGYRSRRVLSDEALQSLPLFMVLRSLTYIGWLAERPEIPNAAERLSRYVAESLELARKLDVGA; encoded by the coding sequence ATGGCCGATCAATTGCCGCAGACCATCCGCGATGCACTGCAGGAACGCTCGCTGGAAGCGCTCGAACATTGGGCGGTTCTGGCCGACGAACCGGTCCTGCTGAAATACCGGGAAAATGCCGTCTTCCGCATCACCCTTGCCGACGGGCAATCCGCCGCCTTGCGGCTGCATCGGCCGGGCTATCACGACGAGACGAGCCTGCACTCGGAACTTGCCTTCATGGCAGCCCTGCGGCGCGGCGGTCTCAATGTTCCAAGCCCCGTGCCAACAGGCGACGGGCGCAACCTCGTCCGCCTGCCGGCAAACCGAAAATTTCCCGAGCAGCATGCCGATGTCGTCAGCTGGATCGACGGCGCGGCCCTCGGGCAGAGCGGCACGCCGCTGTCGCAATCGGCGGAAAAACAGGCGGATATCTTCTTCCGCATCGGCCATGCCATGGCGACCCTGCATGATCTTGCCGACGCATGGGCGCCGCCGACAGGTTTCCGCCGCCCGGCATGGCACGCCGACGGCCTGCTTGGAGAAGCGCCCCTCTGGGGCCGCTTCTGGGATTGTCCAGGGCTTTCGCGCGACGAGGCCTCCGCACTCTCGGCATTGCGCGACGACCTGCGCCGCCGTCTCGCCGAGGTGCAGCAAAACGGCATCGATTATGGCCTGATCCATGCCGATCTGGTGCGCGAGAACATCTACCTGACCGGAGACGAAAATCGCGTCGCCTTCATCGATTTCGACGATGCCGGATATGGCTTCCGTCTCTTCGACCTCGCCACGGCCCTGTTGAAGAACCGCCAGGAGCCCGCCTATGCCCACATCGAGGGCGCCCTGATCGCGGGCTATCGCAGCCGGCGCGTGCTTTCGGATGAGGCGCTGCAAAGCCTGCCGCTGTTCATGGTGTTGAGGAGCCTCACCTATATCGGCTGGCTTGCCGAGCGGCCCGAGATCCCGAATGCCGCCGAGCGCCTGTCGCGTTATGTCGCCGAAAGTTTGGAGCTCGCAAGAAAGCTCGATGTCGGCGCTTGA
- a CDS encoding 5-carboxymethyl-2-hydroxymuconate Delta-isomerase, which produces MPHLTIEYSANLDGRADIGALCEALLNTVLETGLFEIGAVRVRALRADHYAIADRLAENAFVDLNFRIGKGRTAEEKKRTGEAIFAAATEILGPLFETPHFALSLEIREIDAELSWKKNAIHPRLRGK; this is translated from the coding sequence ATGCCGCATCTCACCATCGAATATTCGGCCAATCTCGACGGCCGCGCCGATATCGGCGCGCTCTGCGAGGCGCTTCTGAATACCGTGCTTGAGACGGGCCTTTTCGAGATCGGCGCCGTGCGCGTACGCGCCCTTCGCGCCGATCATTATGCAATCGCCGACCGGCTTGCCGAAAATGCCTTCGTCGATCTGAACTTCCGCATCGGCAAGGGGCGCACGGCCGAGGAGAAGAAGCGCACGGGCGAAGCGATCTTTGCGGCGGCAACGGAAATCCTCGGCCCGCTCTTCGAGACGCCGCATTTCGCGCTGTCGCTGGAGATCCGCGAGATCGATGCGGAGCTGAGCTGGAAGAAGAATGCCATCCATCCGCGGCTGCGCGGCAAGTGA
- the hpaE gene encoding 5-carboxymethyl-2-hydroxymuconate semialdehyde dehydrogenase, translating to MSKLQENIAKAETYLARFRERGVLNRIGGEDVAGGDGAAFETLSPVDLKPLATVARGNAADIDRAAKAAKAAFGEWAAMPGDARKKLLHKIADAIVARAEEIAFVECMDTGQSLKFMAKAALRGAENFRFFADRAPEARDGKALRADGQVNVTTRVPIGPVGIITPWNTPFMLSTWKIAPALAAGCTIVHKPAEYSPLTARLLVEIAEEAGLPKGVWNLVNGFGEDAGKALTEHPLIKAIGFVGESRTGSMIMKQGADTLKRVHFELGGKNPVVVFADADLERAADAAVFMIYSLNGERCTSSSRLLVEDSVYDRFTALVAEKARRIKVGHPLDPETVIGPLIHPVHEKKVLEYIAIGRSEGATVAAGGEKFDGPGGGCYVSPTLFTGADNRMRIAQEEIFGPVLTAISFKDEADALALANDVQYGLTGYLWTSDVTRAFRFTDHLEAGMIWVNSENVRHLPTPFGGVKNSGIGRDGGDWSFDFYMETKNVAFATKPHAIQKLGG from the coding sequence ATGTCCAAACTGCAGGAAAACATCGCAAAGGCGGAAACCTACCTTGCCCGCTTCAGGGAGCGCGGCGTCCTCAACCGCATCGGCGGCGAGGATGTGGCGGGAGGTGACGGCGCGGCCTTCGAGACGCTCTCGCCGGTCGATCTGAAGCCGCTCGCCACCGTAGCGCGCGGCAATGCCGCCGATATCGACCGTGCGGCCAAGGCCGCCAAGGCTGCTTTTGGCGAATGGGCCGCCATGCCGGGCGATGCGCGCAAGAAGCTCCTGCATAAGATCGCCGACGCGATCGTCGCGCGCGCCGAAGAGATCGCCTTCGTCGAGTGCATGGATACCGGCCAGTCGCTGAAATTCATGGCCAAGGCGGCGCTGCGTGGTGCGGAAAACTTCCGCTTCTTCGCGGACCGCGCGCCGGAAGCACGCGACGGCAAGGCGCTGCGCGCCGACGGCCAGGTGAACGTGACGACGCGCGTGCCGATCGGCCCGGTCGGCATCATCACGCCGTGGAATACGCCCTTCATGCTGTCGACCTGGAAGATCGCGCCGGCCCTTGCCGCCGGCTGCACCATCGTCCACAAGCCGGCCGAATATTCGCCGCTGACCGCCCGCCTGCTCGTCGAAATCGCCGAAGAGGCCGGCCTGCCCAAGGGCGTGTGGAACCTCGTCAACGGCTTCGGCGAGGATGCCGGCAAGGCGCTGACCGAACATCCCCTGATCAAGGCAATCGGCTTCGTCGGCGAAAGCCGCACCGGCTCGATGATCATGAAGCAGGGCGCCGACACGCTGAAGCGGGTACATTTCGAACTCGGCGGCAAGAACCCGGTCGTCGTCTTCGCCGATGCCGATCTCGAGCGCGCCGCCGACGCCGCCGTCTTCATGATCTATTCGCTGAACGGCGAGCGCTGCACCTCGTCCTCGCGCCTGCTGGTCGAAGACAGCGTCTACGACAGGTTCACCGCGCTCGTCGCCGAAAAGGCAAGGCGCATCAAGGTTGGCCACCCCCTCGATCCCGAGACGGTCATCGGCCCGCTCATCCATCCCGTGCACGAAAAGAAGGTGCTGGAATATATCGCGATCGGCCGGTCGGAGGGCGCGACGGTTGCCGCCGGCGGCGAGAAGTTCGATGGGCCGGGTGGCGGCTGCTATGTCTCCCCTACCCTCTTTACCGGCGCCGACAACAGGATGCGCATCGCCCAGGAGGAAATCTTCGGGCCGGTGCTGACCGCCATCTCCTTCAAGGACGAGGCCGACGCGCTGGCGCTCGCCAACGACGTCCAGTACGGGCTGACCGGCTATCTCTGGACATCGGACGTCACCCGCGCCTTCCGTTTCACCGACCATCTCGAAGCCGGGATGATCTGGGTGAACTCTGAAAACGTCCGCCACCTGCCGACGCCTTTCGGCGGTGTCAAGAATTCCGGCATCGGCCGCGACGGAGGCGACTGGTCCTTCGATTTCTACATGGAAACCAAGAACGTCGCCTTCGCCACCAAGCCGCACGCCATCCAGAAACTCGGCGGCTGA
- the hpaD gene encoding 3,4-dihydroxyphenylacetate 2,3-dioxygenase, translating to MPLPKPNLYPPFNIVRLSHIELGVTDLAKSRAFYVDTLGLQVTDETADTIYLRALEERGHHCIVLKKSGKAEARDLGFKVFGEEDLDKAAHFFKDKGLPVEWIERPYQARTFRTRDPHGIPLEFYSKMDRLPPIHQKYALYKGVKPLRIDHFNCFSPNVDESVAFYNELGFRVTEYTEDAETGRLWAAWTHRKGGVHDIAFTNGRGPRLHHTAFWVPTPLNIIDLLDLMATTGWVANIERGPGRHGISNAFFLYILDPDGHRIEIYCSDYQTVDPDLEPIKWDLKDPQRQTLWGAPAPKSWFEHGSLFAGAEVVEPDLKAQPIIAP from the coding sequence ATGCCCCTGCCGAAACCCAATCTCTATCCGCCCTTCAACATCGTGCGCCTCAGCCACATCGAACTCGGCGTCACCGATCTCGCCAAGTCTCGCGCCTTCTATGTCGACACGCTCGGCCTGCAGGTGACGGATGAGACCGCCGATACGATCTATCTCAGAGCGCTCGAAGAACGCGGCCATCACTGCATCGTGCTGAAGAAATCGGGCAAGGCCGAAGCCCGCGATCTCGGCTTCAAGGTCTTCGGCGAGGAGGATCTCGACAAGGCCGCCCATTTCTTCAAGGACAAGGGTCTGCCGGTCGAATGGATCGAGCGCCCCTACCAGGCGCGCACCTTCCGCACCCGCGATCCGCACGGCATTCCGCTCGAATTCTATTCGAAGATGGACCGCCTGCCGCCGATCCACCAGAAATATGCGCTCTACAAGGGCGTCAAACCGCTGCGCATCGACCACTTCAACTGCTTCTCGCCCAATGTCGACGAAAGCGTCGCCTTCTACAACGAGCTCGGCTTCCGCGTCACCGAATATACCGAGGATGCCGAGACCGGCCGCCTCTGGGCCGCCTGGACGCATCGCAAGGGCGGCGTGCACGACATCGCCTTCACCAACGGCCGCGGCCCGCGCCTGCACCACACCGCCTTCTGGGTGCCGACACCGCTCAACATCATCGACCTGCTCGACCTGATGGCGACCACAGGATGGGTCGCCAATATCGAGCGCGGCCCGGGCCGCCACGGCATCTCCAACGCCTTCTTCCTCTATATCCTCGATCCCGACGGCCACCGCATCGAGATCTACTGCTCGGACTATCAGACGGTCGATCCCGATCTGGAGCCGATCAAGTGGGACCTCAAGGACCCGCAGCGCCAGACGCTCTGGGGCGCTCCGGCTCCGAAATCCTGGTTCGAGCACGGCAGCCTGTTTGCCGGCGCCGAGGTGGTCGAGCCTGACTTGAAAGCTCAGCCGATCATCGCGCCTTGA
- the gabD gene encoding NADP-dependent succinate-semialdehyde dehydrogenase → MELKDATLFRQAALVGGDWIEAGDNAIKVDNPATGEILGRVPNLGAAETKAAIAAAEVAQKQWAASTAKERSVILRRWFELMMDNQDDLGRILTAEQGKPLTEAKGEIAYGASFIEWFAEEARRVYGDIIPGHQKDKRILVMKQPIGVVAAITPWNFPNAMITRKAGPAFAAGCAMVLKPASQTPFSAIAIAILAERAGFPKGLFSVLTGSARAIGGEMTASPVVRKLTFTGSTEVGAELYKQSAPTIKKLGLELGGNAPFIVFDDADLDAAVEGALIAKFRNNGQTCVCANRLYVQEGVYDAFAEKLSKAVGGLKTGNGFDEGINLGPLIDESALAKVEEHVADALSKGGRVVSGGHRHRLGGRFYEATVLADVTSAIAVAREETFGPVAPLFRFKDEADVIAQANDTEFGLASYFYAKDLARVFRVAEALEYGMVGVNTGLISTAEAPFGGVKLSGLGREGSRYGIEEFTEIKYVCLGGIA, encoded by the coding sequence ATGGAATTGAAGGACGCAACATTGTTCCGGCAGGCCGCACTGGTGGGCGGCGACTGGATCGAGGCGGGCGACAACGCGATCAAGGTCGACAATCCGGCGACCGGCGAGATCCTCGGCCGGGTTCCCAACCTGGGGGCTGCCGAGACCAAGGCGGCGATTGCCGCAGCCGAGGTCGCGCAGAAGCAATGGGCTGCCAGCACTGCCAAGGAGCGCTCGGTGATCCTCCGGCGCTGGTTCGAGCTGATGATGGACAATCAGGACGATCTCGGCCGCATCCTGACGGCGGAACAGGGCAAGCCGCTGACTGAGGCCAAGGGCGAGATCGCCTATGGCGCAAGCTTCATCGAATGGTTTGCCGAGGAGGCCCGGCGCGTCTATGGCGACATCATTCCCGGCCATCAGAAGGACAAGCGCATCCTTGTGATGAAGCAGCCGATCGGCGTCGTCGCCGCCATCACGCCCTGGAATTTCCCGAACGCGATGATCACCCGCAAGGCCGGACCGGCCTTTGCCGCCGGCTGCGCTATGGTGCTGAAGCCGGCCTCGCAGACGCCGTTTTCGGCGATCGCGATTGCCATCCTGGCCGAGCGCGCCGGTTTCCCCAAGGGCCTGTTCAGCGTGCTCACCGGCTCGGCACGCGCCATCGGCGGCGAGATGACCGCAAGCCCGGTCGTGCGCAAGCTGACCTTCACCGGCTCGACCGAAGTCGGCGCCGAGCTTTACAAGCAGAGCGCTCCGACCATCAAGAAGCTCGGGCTGGAGCTTGGCGGCAATGCCCCCTTCATCGTCTTCGACGACGCCGATCTCGACGCGGCGGTCGAAGGCGCTTTGATCGCCAAGTTCCGCAACAACGGCCAGACCTGCGTCTGCGCCAACCGGCTCTATGTGCAGGAGGGCGTCTATGACGCCTTTGCCGAGAAACTGTCAAAGGCGGTCGGCGGCCTGAAGACCGGCAACGGCTTCGACGAGGGCATCAATCTCGGCCCGCTGATCGACGAGTCCGCCCTTGCCAAGGTCGAGGAGCATGTCGCCGATGCGCTGTCCAAGGGCGGCCGCGTCGTTTCAGGCGGTCATCGCCACCGGCTCGGCGGCCGTTTCTACGAGGCGACGGTGCTCGCCGACGTCACCTCTGCCATTGCCGTCGCCAGGGAAGAGACCTTTGGGCCGGTGGCGCCGCTCTTCCGTTTCAAGGACGAGGCCGACGTCATCGCCCAGGCCAACGACACTGAGTTCGGCCTTGCCTCCTATTTCTACGCCAAGGATCTTGCCCGCGTTTTCCGGGTGGCCGAAGCGCTGGAATACGGCATGGTCGGCGTCAATACCGGGCTGATCTCGACGGCCGAAGCCCCCTTCGGCGGCGTCAAGCTCTCCGGCCTTGGCCGCGAGGGATCGCGCTACGGCATCGAGGAATTCACCGAAATCAAATATGTCTGCCTCGGCGGCATCGCCTGA
- a CDS encoding fumarylacetoacetate hydrolase family protein, with translation MTHPRFATFFADGRSRYGLVGNQGIVDLSERYGSSWPTLREVVADAAFDRLLDKASGFAPDFFFDQVTYEIPIPAPEKIICVGVNFPDRNEEYKDGQAAPSNPSLFIRFPRSFTGHDQPLIRPPESPQLDYEGEIVIVIGKGGRRIAEADALSHIAALSLCNEGTIRDWVRHAKFNVTQGKNFNRTGAIGPWLVPYRDESQLADIRLETRVNGEVRQSDRTSRMIFSFRKIINYISTFTTLVPGDVIVTGTPTGAGARFDPPIWLKPGDVVEVEADGLGILKNTIADEVF, from the coding sequence ATGACACATCCGCGCTTTGCCACCTTCTTTGCCGATGGACGGAGCCGCTATGGTCTCGTGGGCAACCAGGGGATAGTCGATCTTTCGGAGCGCTATGGCTCATCCTGGCCGACGCTGCGCGAGGTCGTCGCGGACGCCGCCTTCGACCGATTGCTCGACAAGGCCAGCGGCTTTGCCCCCGACTTCTTCTTCGACCAGGTCACCTATGAGATCCCTATTCCCGCGCCCGAGAAGATTATCTGCGTCGGGGTCAACTTCCCCGACCGCAATGAGGAATACAAGGACGGTCAGGCAGCACCCTCCAACCCGTCGCTGTTCATCCGTTTCCCGCGTTCCTTTACCGGCCATGACCAGCCGTTGATCCGGCCGCCGGAAAGCCCGCAGCTCGACTATGAGGGCGAGATCGTCATCGTCATCGGCAAGGGCGGCCGGCGCATCGCCGAGGCCGATGCCCTTTCCCACATTGCGGCTCTGTCGCTGTGCAACGAAGGTACGATCCGCGATTGGGTACGGCATGCCAAGTTCAACGTCACCCAGGGCAAGAACTTTAACCGCACCGGCGCGATCGGTCCGTGGCTTGTGCCCTATCGGGATGAAAGCCAGCTTGCCGATATCAGGCTCGAAACCCGCGTCAACGGCGAAGTACGCCAAAGTGACCGCACCAGCCGGATGATCTTTTCCTTCCGCAAGATCATCAATTACATCTCGACCTTCACCACCCTCGTTCCCGGCGACGTCATCGTCACCGGCACGCCGACAGGGGCCGGCGCCCGCTTCGATCCGCCGATCTGGCTGAAACCGGGCGACGTCGTCGAAGTCGAAGCCGACGGGCTCGGCATTCTGAAAAACACCATCGCCGACGAGGTGTTCTGA
- the hpaH gene encoding 2-oxo-hept-4-ene-1,7-dioate hydratase gives MLSQDEIQAAAESLDQAERTRIQTGLLSLKHPTMNMDDAYAVQSAWVKKKIADGRKPIGWKIGLTSKAMQYALNIDIPDSGVLFDDMVFEDGATVPAGRFIQPRIEAEIAFVMKAPLKGPGISIFDVLNATDYVTPALEILDTRILRVDPETKKARTIVDTISDNAANAGIVTGGRAVRPGEIDMRWMGAIVSRNAEVEETGLGAGVLNQPARGVAWLANRLAQYGDGIEAGQVVLAGSFIRPIEARHGDTINADFGPYGSVSLFFA, from the coding sequence ATGCTGTCCCAGGACGAAATCCAGGCGGCAGCCGAAAGCCTAGACCAAGCCGAGCGAACCCGCATCCAGACTGGTCTCCTGTCGCTGAAACATCCCACCATGAACATGGACGACGCCTACGCCGTCCAGAGTGCCTGGGTGAAGAAGAAGATCGCCGACGGCCGCAAGCCGATCGGCTGGAAGATCGGGCTGACGTCGAAGGCGATGCAATATGCGCTCAATATCGACATCCCCGATTCCGGCGTGCTCTTCGACGACATGGTCTTCGAAGACGGCGCCACCGTGCCGGCCGGCCGCTTCATCCAGCCGCGCATCGAAGCCGAAATCGCCTTCGTCATGAAGGCGCCGCTGAAAGGTCCCGGCATTTCGATCTTCGATGTGCTGAATGCCACTGATTACGTGACCCCTGCCCTGGAAATCCTCGATACCCGCATCCTGCGCGTCGATCCGGAGACGAAAAAGGCGCGCACCATTGTCGACACCATTTCCGACAATGCTGCCAATGCCGGCATTGTTACCGGTGGCCGCGCTGTGCGGCCCGGCGAGATCGACATGCGCTGGATGGGCGCGATCGTCAGCCGCAATGCCGAAGTCGAGGAAACAGGCCTCGGCGCCGGTGTTCTCAACCAGCCTGCCCGCGGCGTCGCCTGGCTCGCCAATCGGCTGGCGCAATATGGCGACGGCATCGAGGCCGGCCAGGTTGTGCTTGCCGGTTCTTTCATCCGTCCGATCGAGGCGCGGCACGGCGACACGATCAACGCCGATTTCGGCCCCTATGGGTCCGTCAGCCTGTTCTTTGCGTGA
- the hpaI gene encoding 4-hydroxy-2-oxoheptanedioate aldolase, with product MPAPKNLFKQALKDGRTQIGLWQALANPYTVEISAGAGYDWLLLDAEHAPNDVPLLVSQLQAMKGTTSHAVIRPPIGETWIIKQMLDIGAQTLLIPMVDSKEMAEAMVRAVRYPPHGVRGVGAALARASDFNRIPDYLQTANDEICLLLQVESRAGLAALDAIASTEGVDGVFIGPSDLAADMGYLGKPGAPEVQREVEQALSGIQSHGKAAGILIGDLSLAKRYLELGAAFVAIGNDVTLLANATAKLLDDFHKAEPARPAADAKVY from the coding sequence ATGCCTGCGCCCAAGAATCTTTTTAAACAGGCCCTGAAAGACGGGCGGACGCAAATCGGCCTCTGGCAGGCGCTCGCCAATCCCTACACGGTCGAAATCTCAGCCGGCGCCGGTTACGACTGGCTATTGCTTGACGCCGAACACGCACCGAACGACGTGCCGCTTCTCGTTTCACAATTGCAGGCGATGAAGGGCACGACAAGCCATGCGGTGATCCGTCCGCCGATCGGCGAGACCTGGATCATCAAGCAGATGCTCGATATCGGCGCGCAGACGCTGCTCATTCCAATGGTCGACAGCAAGGAGATGGCGGAAGCCATGGTTCGGGCCGTCCGCTACCCGCCGCACGGCGTGCGCGGTGTCGGCGCCGCCCTTGCTCGCGCCTCCGATTTCAACCGCATACCCGATTATCTCCAGACGGCCAACGACGAGATCTGCCTGCTGCTGCAGGTGGAAAGCCGCGCCGGGCTTGCCGCGCTCGATGCGATCGCCTCGACGGAAGGCGTCGACGGCGTCTTCATCGGCCCCTCCGATCTCGCCGCCGACATGGGTTATCTCGGCAAGCCGGGTGCGCCCGAGGTGCAGCGGGAAGTCGAGCAGGCGCTTTCCGGGATCCAGTCGCACGGCAAGGCGGCCGGCATCCTCATCGGCGACCTCTCGCTCGCCAAACGCTATCTCGAACTCGGCGCCGCCTTCGTGGCGATCGGCAACGACGTCACCCTGCTTGCCAATGCCACGGCCAAGCTGCTCGATGATTTCCACAAGGCCGAACCCGCCAGGCCGGCGGCGGACGCGAAGGTCTATTGA
- a CDS encoding aldehyde dehydrogenase family protein gives MKQSTLLIGGETVATTDHAPVTNPSNGEVVGYMPLAQGADLDRAVAAAAEAFKGWSRTSNEERAAACRAIAEKIGEHAEELAQILTREQGKPLNGLGSRFEIGGALAWTRHTAELDLPVEILQDDNEGRVELHRKPIGVVGSITPWNWPVMIACWHIMPALRAGNTVVIKPSPLTPLSTIRLVEIINEVLPAGVVNVITGENSIGAALSAHPGIAKMTFTGSTETGKKIMASAVATLKRLTLELGGNDAGIVLPDVDPKGIAEGLFWGAFINNGQTCAALKRLYVHESIYEDVCSALVDYAGKITVGDGLDETSILGPVQNEMQFNKVRDLVDDARAQGGRILTGGAPTARPGYFYPITLIADVDHGVRLVDEEQFGPVLPIIRYSDVDEVIARANQNPAGLGGSIWSADVEKAKRYAKQLECGSVWINKHGAIQPNAPFGGVKQSGIGVEFGTEGLKEFTTIQTVFG, from the coding sequence GTGAAGCAGTCTACCCTGCTCATCGGTGGCGAAACCGTCGCCACCACCGATCATGCGCCGGTTACCAACCCATCGAATGGCGAAGTCGTCGGCTACATGCCGCTTGCCCAGGGCGCCGATCTCGACCGGGCCGTTGCCGCAGCCGCCGAAGCCTTCAAAGGCTGGTCGCGGACGTCGAATGAGGAGCGAGCAGCGGCCTGCCGGGCGATCGCGGAGAAGATCGGCGAGCACGCCGAAGAGCTGGCGCAGATCCTGACCCGGGAACAGGGAAAACCGCTCAACGGCCTCGGCTCGCGCTTCGAAATCGGCGGCGCGCTCGCCTGGACGCGGCATACGGCCGAACTCGACCTGCCGGTCGAAATCCTGCAGGACGACAATGAGGGCCGCGTCGAACTGCACCGCAAGCCGATCGGCGTCGTCGGCTCGATCACGCCGTGGAACTGGCCGGTCATGATCGCCTGCTGGCACATCATGCCGGCGCTGCGCGCCGGCAACACCGTCGTCATCAAGCCGTCGCCCCTGACGCCGCTTTCGACCATCCGCCTCGTCGAGATCATCAACGAGGTGCTGCCGGCCGGCGTCGTCAACGTGATCACCGGCGAAAACAGCATCGGGGCTGCCCTTTCCGCCCATCCAGGCATTGCCAAGATGACCTTCACCGGCTCGACCGAGACCGGCAAGAAGATCATGGCCTCGGCGGTGGCCACCCTGAAGCGGCTGACGCTGGAACTCGGCGGCAACGATGCGGGCATCGTACTGCCGGACGTCGATCCGAAAGGCATCGCCGAGGGACTGTTCTGGGGCGCCTTCATCAACAACGGCCAGACCTGCGCTGCACTGAAACGCCTTTACGTGCATGAGAGCATTTACGAGGATGTCTGCAGTGCGCTCGTTGATTATGCCGGCAAGATCACCGTCGGAGACGGCCTTGACGAGACAAGCATCCTCGGTCCAGTCCAGAATGAAATGCAATTCAACAAGGTGCGCGATCTCGTCGACGATGCGCGCGCCCAGGGCGGCCGCATCCTGACCGGCGGGGCGCCGACGGCTCGGCCCGGCTATTTCTACCCGATCACGCTGATCGCCGATGTCGATCACGGTGTGCGGCTGGTCGATGAGGAGCAGTTCGGCCCGGTCCTGCCGATTATCCGCTACAGCGATGTCGACGAGGTGATCGCCCGCGCCAATCAGAATCCCGCCGGCCTCGGCGGCTCGATCTGGTCTGCCGACGTCGAGAAGGCGAAGCGCTATGCGAAGCAGCTCGAATGCGGCTCGGTGTGGATCAACAAGCACGGGGCAATTCAACCGAACGCGCCTTTTGGAGGTGTGAAGCAATCCGGCATCGGCGTCGAGTTTGGCACCGAGGGGCTGAAGGAGTTCACGACGATCCAGACGGTATTCGGCTAA